DNA sequence from the Streptomyces sp. CA-210063 genome:
CCAGGTCATCGTCGGCCGCACGACGGCCGAGGCACGGGCACGCCGCGACTCGGTGCACGAGTTCTGGAACGAGGAAGCCGTCGCCACCTACCTGTCGCACAACGCCGGCTACGACCTGTCGACGCTGCCGAGGTCCTTCCGACTGGCCGAGCTGCGCGACGAGATCGTCGCCGCCAACGCGAGCCCCGCGGGCCTCGTCGGCTCGCTCATCGCGGAGTTCGGCGAGGACCACACGATGAGCCGCGGCGAGTTCTTCGCGCACGGCCGCGGCAGGGCCACAGGTCTCGACCACAGCGTCATCGGCGACCCCGCCACCGTCGCCGACGCGTTGCAGGAGAACTTCGCCGCGACCGGATCACGCGGCGGCTACATGATCTCCAGCCCGCTGGCCATGCCCTCGGGATTCACCGAGATCAGCGAGCTGCTGCTGCCCGAGCTGCGCCGCCGCGGTGCCCTCGCACCGGCCCACGCCGGCGCCACGCTGCGCGAGAACCTGGCGGTGTGAGATGACCGCAGGGAGCGAGCGACGCCACTGGCTCGCCCTCGGCAGCCTGTGCGCGGGGTTCTTCATGCTGCTGCTGGACAGCACCGTCACCTCGGTCGCGCTGCCCGCGCTGATCACCGGCCTGCACACCAGCGAGACCCTCGCGATCTGGGTCAACAGCAGCTACCTCATCGCCTACGCGGTCCCCCTGATCACCGCGGGACGGCTGGGCGACCGCTACGGCCACCGGCGCGTCCACCTGATCGGACTCGCGGCCTTCACGCTCGGGTCGCTGCTGTGCGCGCTGGCCACCACCGTCGAGGCACTCATCGGCTGGCGGGTGGCCCAGGGCATCGGTGCCGCGCTGATGACACCGCAGTGCCTCACCCTCATCAAGGCGCTGTTCCAGCCGCCGCGTCTCGCCGTCGCGCTCGGCATCTGGGGCGCGGTCGGCGGAGCCGCGGTGGCCGCCGGGCCGCTCGTCGGCGGCCTGCTCGTCGCCGTCGGCGGCTGGCCCGCGGTGTTCTGGATCAACGTCCCGGTCGGTGTCGCCGCCATGGCCGCCGTGGCCGTGTTCGTCCCCGCCCTTCCCCGGCAGAAGGCGGGCATCCCGGTGTGGGCGATCTGCGCGAACGCCACCGGCGTGGGCGCGCTCGTCCTCGGCGTCCAGGGCACGGACGCCGCGAGCGCCGACGTGCTGGGCGTACCCCGCTGGCTGCTCACCGTCACCGGCACGCTGGTCGTCGCGGCCGTGGTCTGGCTGCAGCGCCGCGACGGACAACGCGCGCTCGTGCCGGTCGCGTTGCTGCGCAGCCGCGGCTTCGTCATCGCGGCCTGGGGCGGCGCCGCCGCGGCCTTCTGCGCGGGCTCGGCCATGATCCCCCTGATGCTCTACCTCCAGCAGGAGCGCGGGCTCGCCCCGGGCGCGGCGGCGTTCACCCTCGTACCGATGGGTGTGGTGTGCCTGCTCGGTGCTCCGGTCTCGGCCCGGCTCAACAACGGAATCGGACCCCGTGCCGTCGCCGCCGTCGGATCGTCCGCGCTGGTCCTGTCCATCGGAGCCTCGGCGGTGCTCGTCGCGACGGACGCGCCCATCCCCGCCCTGACCGCGGCCTTCGCGGTGTACGGAGTGGGCAACTCGTTCGTCTGGTCACCCCTGTCGATCGCGGCGGTGACCACGGTCGCCCCGGACGAGGTCGGGGCGGCCTCGGGAGCCTTCAACGCGATGAAGCAACTCGGCGCGGTGCTGGGCAGCGCGGTCAGCGCCGTCCTCCTGGCCGGGTTCGGCTACGCCGCCACCCTCGGCGGACTCGCCGCCGCCGGACTGCTCTGTCTCCTCGCCTCCGTGTCCCTGCGAGTCGACCGTCCCGGGGCCGACTCGCCCGCGGCGTCCGCCGCCGCGCCCCACCTACCCACAGGAGTCGCCTGATGAAGGCCGTCGCCGTCATCGGAAACCCCAAGGCCGGCTCGCGCACCCGCGATGCCGCCGAACGCCTCGC
Encoded proteins:
- a CDS encoding MFS transporter: MTAGSERRHWLALGSLCAGFFMLLLDSTVTSVALPALITGLHTSETLAIWVNSSYLIAYAVPLITAGRLGDRYGHRRVHLIGLAAFTLGSLLCALATTVEALIGWRVAQGIGAALMTPQCLTLIKALFQPPRLAVALGIWGAVGGAAVAAGPLVGGLLVAVGGWPAVFWINVPVGVAAMAAVAVFVPALPRQKAGIPVWAICANATGVGALVLGVQGTDAASADVLGVPRWLLTVTGTLVVAAVVWLQRRDGQRALVPVALLRSRGFVIAAWGGAAAAFCAGSAMIPLMLYLQQERGLAPGAAAFTLVPMGVVCLLGAPVSARLNNGIGPRAVAAVGSSALVLSIGASAVLVATDAPIPALTAAFAVYGVGNSFVWSPLSIAAVTTVAPDEVGAASGAFNAMKQLGAVLGSAVSAVLLAGFGYAATLGGLAAAGLLCLLASVSLRVDRPGADSPAASAAAPHLPTGVA